The proteins below come from a single Oncorhynchus keta strain PuntledgeMale-10-30-2019 chromosome 1, Oket_V2, whole genome shotgun sequence genomic window:
- the zbtb37 gene encoding LOW QUALITY PROTEIN: zinc finger and BTB domain-containing protein 37 (The sequence of the model RefSeq protein was modified relative to this genomic sequence to represent the inferred CDS: deleted 2 bases in 1 codon) codes for MERRDTMERGDTMERGDTMERAGSIQLDIPDFSNSVLSHLNQLRMQGRLCDIVVNVQGQSFRAHKVVLAASSPYFRDHMSLSQMSTVSLSVIRNPSVFEQLLSFCYTGRLCMQLADIISYLTAASFLQMQHIIDRCTQILEGIHLKISLADVEEELGAGVRHRGAGSLEARRGGGGLGTSGGSRSLSPRHSSPRVLGLRGSSAGGALDIREVGSPAGESMSPQMVEHSGLGPEGLARGVVGSRLGKEPILRINRAGQWYVEAESERGSGGEEGESVRVVDGLRIKTERLEEWMGADTQEEGSGAEEGAAMMIDTSGRSSLVQEGIVTGAKSSQPSSSFSETERFSPTGSVVVMAERQRAKSESPSRADNQRHTSSQGEEQAVFDMGGYEEYLREQVGDRWFRYNPRLTCIYCCKSFNQKGSLDRHMRLHMGITPFVCRICGKKYTRKDQLEYHIRKHTGNKPFHCHVCGKSFPFQAILNQHFRKNHPGCAPQEVAHSASPETTTVSSRGGQNEEESPSQEEPEGGSNGGGASFGEGAQASVSTTGPD; via the exons ATGGAGCGAAGAGACACCATGGAGCGAGGAGACACCATGGAGCGAGGAGACACCATGGAGCGAGCTGGCAGCATCCAACTGGACATCCCTGACTTCAGCAACTCTGTGCTGTCCCACCTGAACCAGCTGCGTATGCAGGGGCGGCTGTGCGACATTGTGGTGAACGTGCAGGGCCAGAGCTTTCGTGCTCACAAGGTGGTGCTGGCTGCCAGTTCCCCTTACTTTCGAGACCACATGTCACTGAGCCAGATGAGCACCGTATCCCTGTCAGTCATCCGCAATCCCTCTGTGTTCGAGCAGCTCCTCTCCTTCTGCTACACCGGGAGGCTGTGCATGCAGCTGGCGGACATCATCAGCTACCTGACAGCTGCCAGCTTCCTGCAGATGCAGCACATCATCGACCGCTGCACCCAGATCCTGGAGGGCATCCATCTGAAGATCAGCCTGGCGGATGTGGAGGAGGAACTGGGGGCTGGAGTGAGGCACAGGGGGGCTGGGAGCTTGGAGgccagaagaggaggaggggggttagGAACATCAGGGGGCTCGCGCTCCCTTAGCCCGCGCCACAGCAGCCCCAGGGTTCTGGGCCTTCGAGGAAGCAGTGCTGGAGGGGCCTTGGATATCCGGGAGGTGGGAAGCCCAGCGGGGGAGTCCATGAGCCCCCAGATGGTGGAGCACAGCGGGCTGGGCCCAGAGGGGCTGGCTAGGGGG GTAGTGGGCAGCAGGCTGGGGAAGGAGCCCATACTGCGCATCAATCGGGCTGGCCAGTGGTACGTGGAGGccgagtcagagagagggagtggtggtgAAGAGGGGGAGTCAGTGCGGGTGGTGGACGGGTTGAGGATAAAGACTGAGAGGTTGGAGGAGTGGATGGGGGCCGATACCCAGGAGGAAGGGAGCGGGGCGGAGGAGGGAGCAGCCATGATGATCGACACGTCCGGGCGCAGCTCATTGGTGCAGGAGGGTATTGTCACGGGGGCCAAAAGCTCTCAGCCCTCCAGCAGCTtcagtgagacagagag GTTTAGTCCTACTGGCAGTGTGGTGGTGATggccgagagacagagagccaaaagtgagtcacccagcaGAGCGGACAACCAGCGCCACACCAGCTCACAG GGGGAGGAGCAGGCCGTGTTCGACATGGGTGGTTACGAGGAGTACCTGCGTGAGCAGGTGGGTGACCGCTGGTTCCGCTACAACCCTCGGCTCACCTGCATCTACTGCTGCAAGTCCTTCAACCAGAAGGGCAGCCTGGACCGCCACATGCGGCTGCACATGGGCATCACACCTTTCGTTTGTCGCATCTGCGGCAAGAAGTACACCCGCAAGGACCAGCTGGAGTACCACATTCGCAAGCACACAGGAAACAAGCCCTTCCATTGCCACGTCTGCGGCAAAAGCTTCCCCTTCCAGGCCATCCTCAACCAGCACTTCCGCAAGAACCACCCGGGCTGCGCCCCTCAGGAGGTGGCCCACAGTGCCTCCCCAGAGACCACCACCGTCTCCTCACGCGGGGGCCAGAACGAGGAGGAGTCGCCCAGCCAGGAGGAGCCAGAGGGGGGTAGCAATGGAGGAGGGGCCTCTTTTGGAGAGGGTGCCCAGGCCTCGGTCTCCACCACTGGGCCTGATTGA
- the serpinc1 gene encoding antithrombin-III, with protein sequence MRLSEFVWILGLLLALLSTSQAFKDFCHVKPKDVPLEPKCVYRSPDDEALTADAKPEKVPENTNPRVWELSKANSRFALSLFKQLSQGKPSEANIFMSPISISTAFAMTKLGACNNTLKQIMNVFEFDTIKEKTSDQVHFFFAKLNCRLYRKKDKTTELISANRLFGEKSLAFSENYQNISELVYGAKLMPLNFKEKPELSRVTINDWISNKTEKRIQNTLPEGSLNSNTVLVLVNTIYFKGQWKSQFDKDKVFKADFYVSKSKTCPVSMMYQETKFRYGRFTEDKVQLLELPYRGEGITMVLILPLKGTPLSEVEENLDLKKLTGWLDNMRETAVSVHLPRFRIEDSFSLKEQLQAMGLEDLFSPRDASLSGILEDEANNLYISDAFHKAFIEVNEEGSEVVAATAVVAIGRSINLNQEVFMANRPFLLLIRESTINTMVFTGRVADPCDP encoded by the exons ATGAGGTTGTCCGAGTTTGTGTGGATTCTGGGGCTGCTCCTCGCCTTACTATCAACCTCCCAGGCGTTCAAAGACTTCTGCCATGTCAAGCCCAAAGACGTGCCCCTGGAGCCCAAGTGTGTCTACCGCAGCCCCGATGATGAAGCCTTGACAGCGGATGCTAAACCAGAGAAAGTCCCTGAGAACACCAATCCCCGGGTGTGGGAGCTGTCCAAGGCGAACAGTCGCTTCGCCTTGTCCCTGTTCAAGCAGCTATCCCAGGGTAAACCCAGCGAGGCCAACATCTTCATGTCCCCTATCAGCATATCCACAGCCTTCGCCATGACCAAACTCGGCGCCTGCAACAACACGCTCAAACAGATTATGAAC GTGTTTGAGTTTGACACGATCAAAGAGAAGACGTCGGACCAAGTGCATTTCTTCTTCGCCAAGCTAAACTGTCGCCTGTACCGCAAGAAAGACAAGACGACAGAGCTGATCTCAGCCAACCGTCTTTTCGGAGAAAAGTCTCTGGCATTCAGTGAGAATTACCAGAATATCAGTGAGCTGGTGTATGGCGCCAAACTCATGCCACTCAATTTCAAG GAGAAGCCAGAGCTGTCCCGGGTGACCATCAACGATTGGATCTCAAACAAGACGGAAAAAAGGATTCAGAACACTTTGCCGGAGGGATCACTGAACTCCAACACTGTGCTGGTCCTGGTCAACACCATCTATTTCAAG GGTCAGTGGAAAAGCCAATTCGACAAAGACAAAGTCTTCAAGGCCGACTTCTACGTGAGTAAGTCCAAGACATGCCCAGTGTCCATGATGTACCAGGAGACCAAGTTTCGCTACGGCAGGTTCACTGAAGATAAGGTGCAGCTGCTGGAGCTGCCGTACCGCGGAGAGGGCATCACCATGGTGCTGATCCTACCACTGAAAGGAACACCCTTGTCTGAG GTGGAGGAGAACCTGGACTTGAAgaagctgactggctggctggataaCATGAGGGAGACCGCGGTGTCGGTGCATCTGCCACGCTTCCGCATCGAAGACAGCTTCAGTCTGAAGGAGCAACTTCAGGCCATGGGGCTCGAGGACCTCTTCAGCCCCAGGGATGCCAGCCTCTCAGGCATCCTGGAAGACGAGGCAAATAATCTGTACATTTCAGATGCATTCCATAAAGCATTCATAGAG GTGAATGAGGAAGGCAGTGAGGTGGTTGCTGCCACAGCTGTGGTGGCCATCGGCCGCTCCATCAACTTAAACCAGGAGGTGTTTATGGCCAACCGGCCCTTCCTCCTGCTCATCCGAGagtccaccatcaacaccatgGTGTTCACCGGCCGGGTGGCTGACCCCTGTGAcccctga